The Carassius auratus strain Wakin chromosome 19, ASM336829v1, whole genome shotgun sequence genomic sequence AAAATCAATGAAAATGACTTCAGCCCCATgatttttatgaaataatgatTGATTGCTCTGAGGTTAAGTAAACTACATGGTGTTAAGTGAAGTGTACAAGTGCCCTGTGGGGTTTGATAGAGTAACAGCTGTTTATTGACACCTGAATTCTTCTGGAAGATCTGGGCCAAAGCAGTATTTCATGACAAAATCATTTTTAGTCACATTTAGGTATATAAACAAGCTCATCAAAAAAGATTTCCCAGTCATCTGGCTAATCATCCAgattttaattcacatttattgCTATTGGCTGCTGCACAGATGAACAGCTGCATGCAggaaaaagatttaaaaatatcagatcaaaaatgttacaaaatccaTGTCCGCCTCAGATTACAGATTATGCAGTGGGTTTCACTcaaaatatgcaataaatgtaCTTATCAAAGTACATATCACCACATCAGTGATTCAGGTTTACATCTGAGTTATATACAAGATTTACATAACAAAACTGTGCAAAACTAAAATAGCTATATAGTGATAAAATggtatcatttatataattttcttttttttaatttagattttgaataaGTCACTTGTATttagtataaattacatttatactaAATACAAAACACCTCATCTGACCGGGCCAAAAGCATTGTACAGGGACTTGAATCActatttttatgttcatttatgaCCTGTTCGAATGATAATAAATCAGACTTTCCAATGTTAAATATGAGAGAGAGGACCTTTTAGCATGAACACattcactagaatgaatcagaGTTTTCAATGCTACAAATGTGAAAAGGAGGagaaatttgaaatgaaaattaaccttatttattttctaaatgcatctttTATATCTCATTAAGAATGATTCATTAGTGTATTTTCatgttcaatttaaaaaaagattacttGATTACCCAATGGTTTTGCCATCAATGTACTTCTCAGAGTAAGATTATACAGGTTCAAATTTCTGTttgttgtgtgtatagtgtatcTGCACGCCACTTGTCTTTTATTCACTCACCTTGGGCCTCTTGGGAATTTTgtggtttttattaaatatctgatgTAAGGCACATAAAAGCATTGTTAATGTAAAAGTTTTCCCTGGGAGCGATGAAGATGTTGTGTCATATAACAAAAGCTAAATGGCTACTCATCAGAACTGCTCATCAGATCTTGGCCATTCACTGCATTGACTCCTTTTAAGGCTTACAGAGGCTCGGGCTTCCTGATTGGATGCTCCAGCTCATCAGCTGCTGTGGGGGTCTAGGCAGTCGGCACATGATGAGCtgtaggctgtgtgtgtgtgcgtgcgtgcgtgcgtgcgtgtgtgcgtacAGATACATCTAAACTGTAATGTACATGAGCACTGCTGAAACACTCTGTGCTGAAGTATTCTTTTGGTGTGGTGTCTGTAATACACTATACATCACAGACATAAAACAGCGTTGTCCTCTGTGCAAAGAAAGATTCAAAGGTGCTGTGAACTGACTTGTCTATCTTCACACATAGTCAAAAATAAACTATGTTGACAGggatatattaaaatgattaaagctTCTTAAAGCCTCCTGAGTTATTGCTATATGATCATAATGTGGGTATGATTATGTGCCAAagacaaaaaatgcattaattgtaAATTAGCTCCCTCCAGTGGTCTGAAGGTTATGTTACTGTGCgagaataagattttttttttttgttgtagtctgtgttttgttttttggatgcCAGTTTAgaataataaagatatatttttttgtctgttttgttttttggatgcCAGTTCAGCATAATAAAGACATTTCTGTGAGCACGTTGACACTTAGTGTGGAGTGTTATAGTATATGGGGGAAATTTCAAATctgatatttattaataaaaatactcttgttccaaaaaataatttttgagaaACTTTTAACAGTTTTTCAGGTGTAAACTGAATGTTTGCATGGATCTTGAAAGTCTTTCTCAAGAGAAGCGCAGAAGGACTTTAAAAAAGATCAGATGATAAAGCTGTTATTGAATGCAACAATAAAAAGAAGATgagaaaataacatgaaaaataaacactCCTCTGTGAATGGTATGAACTCTTCAATGATAAATGAAGGCCCAAGAGTGTTTTAAACGAaactatttttcattttgaattcatgatgttaataaaaaaatgttgtaaaagtTTGATGTGAAACAGGCCTGGTTGTTGGCAGATATAGAAGCGTGGGCTGGCATATATCCTGCTGGGTGGGCAATGTtgctctttctttatttttaaacttatCTATATTGTCTATACTCTCCCTTTAAATTCTGAGCACAGACCACCCAATAAACAAAAGCAGCTGACACTTTTTTTccaaaaagagaaaatgaaagcaATAAAGGAGATGAATGAAGAAATATATTTCAAGGactaaaatgtattgtaatgtacTGCATTTGATCTATTTGCTCATTTATTTTgtccatttttgtattttaataggCAAAACGACTTAACCACAACCTACGTCTTAACCACAACCTATAAACACATTTGTCAAAGCCAATCTTCAGCACTTTCTCAGATTTCTTTTAATGCacagataaataaacaaaagattaATGATGCCTTTGTCTATTCTGATTGGGCAAGACAGATATCTATGGCCCCCGACATACAGAAAGGCCACAACATTGATGTGGTGTTCACGCTGACAACACAGCTGTAAAAGTTTGTTACATTCTGGTctcaaattaaattgtattttattttctctgtagtcagtgaaataaatgatcattgcatttactGCCATTGATCATATTAATTATACTGATTATCATTTGAATTTGTATGTCATATAAATAAGCTGTGATATTCCTGTCAAAGTACAGTAAGTATTGttaaattttaagtttttatttttaacatttcttaatacTAATAATCACCTAGTGGAACTGTCATTTATCAAAtctatgaatatttaatatgcatCAGAGTGACCCCACCCTTCCACTGTATTTCTATTGGCTGGATGGTGATTGCTTTACTCCTGATTAATTAATGACACTTTGGTAACTCTGTCTGTTGATCACATGCCACACCCCTTTCCACTATGCTCTGCAGCTTAAAAGTTTGTGCAACTCATAAATAACCTAAATTGGAGGCTTTGCAGATGGCATTGTAGTATAAAATTAAAGTTCACAGGCTTGCGGGTCTATGGACCTCAAGAAAAAGCCAACTAGTTAAACTTAAGCtgggatttttttaattatattacaagCCCTTCCACTTACTACATTGCAGATAATTTTTGAACTACTCAAAGTTTAaagttttataaaacaaaaaatctaaaccaCAAGGACATTATGGTGAAAGGTCTTTCCTTTATTTTCCACATCAAACTTACACCAGGTTGCATTTATTGTAAGGGTTTTTATAAATCTTCCAAAATTTATCTAAAAAAAGGATTGAAACACCACTGCACATTTTTCTATCATCAACTCTGGAGACATTAAAGAGACAGTGCTTCTTCGCCTATGTTTGAGGCTTCCAGACAGTTCATAGGTCTGTTTGAGAAAATCCCAAATTGCATCAAATTACGGAACTCTTTAGCAGACAAGGGGTCCATCTCGGAACATcccatgtcattaaaaaaaacaaaaaaaaaaaaaacacaattcactCATTCATTACAACTAACTCAAATTCAAACTCATTATTGAACAAAAAAGCTTGCAAACTTAAAAaatctaacagaaaaaaaaaaccctaaaccattaaaacaaaacatcaaaaaccAACAAAACTAAAATTCTTTTAGAAAGAGGTTTACAGCACATAAAACCCCAAATACAACACTCACACAACAACCAAGTACTTGAAATTTAAATGGGTGACCTGTATGTAAGTCCTTTAACATGTGCCTtgtattaaaacaactgaccaaacagactaattaaaaaaattaaaggaaaataaaacaacCTGTTGAAACAGATACTATATACATATTGCCATTTGAACATTAGATTAAAAGGTATTActctgtgaaaaaccccaacaaAAGGTAGAAACTTAACCGGTTTCCACAGCAAGACAAAGGTAGAAAGGTACTCAAGGGTACTGTTTAATCCAACAAAGCTGTTAAACCTGAACATCATGAGAAATTTCCAGCAATGGCATTTCtcttaaaaattaacaaatctcAATTTTAACATCTAAGATGACATCTTGTCAAAAATAAGTGACTCAGAAGGGCGAACTGCTCATAGGTTACACATGATTGATCTCTTTATTAAAAAACTACTTTGGGATTAAAAACGGAAATTTGATTTTGCCAACCTACAGCTTGACCCCCCCCATCTTTGCTCAATTTACATCACATTTACATACATCACGCTTTAAAATTCACGAGATCACACACCATCTGGTCGACCTACGTGAGCCCGATCTACAAGAAAAGCTGAATCAAGTAGAGACCATCTCATATAAAGAGTGTGACAAGATTCTTGGCAGCGATTGGTTGATCCAGGAACAAAGGGGTTGAAGCTGGAGATGACTGGCTTGATGCTCTGTGTTTGGGCTGAGAATGAGACCTGGAGAGGTAGATGAGGAGCAGGAAACGCTCTGCCTCCTCACAGAGGTCTTGGGGAGCAGGAGTACGCTGCTGTCTTCTCTCAGTGGTGAAATCCTAGCGCTGTCTCGAATGGGCTGTTCAACAGCTTATTAACAATCGGCAAATCTCAAATCTCACGCTCATGCCACCCCCCTGATGACACCGATTTACATGTTGGGAATAAACTTGGAATGGCTATAAATGAATTATCAATAAACCCCTTTTATATAGtgtaatatataatgcatttataaaagaaaacaCTTAGCCTCTACAGTGATTTATCTATGGTTttacaaagagaaaaaaacaatctGCAAGATCACGGTCTTTTTCAGGGTTGATCTACACCTTGAACATTGTTTCCAAGTCGTCGAACAAAGGGTTAGTCGTCATCCTCATCGTCATCTTCGCCCTCATCCTCTGCGTCCCTCTTTCGCTTCTCTCCTCGAACATCTGCCTCCTCTTCTAtacaaagaaaaattattaaaaaaaaagaaaaaataaaagtccAACATAGGTGACAAGTTCCCAATGTCCGGTTGCATGATGAATTCTTACCTtctccttcctcctcctcctcctcttctacATAGTCACCATCATCTTCTTCATCCTATTACAGAAGGATGTTATCAAGCTGTAAATATTTGGAAAACTGGTTGCGAATGTTAAAAATAGGTGGAAGATACATCACCTGAATGTCCTCTTTCATAAGGTAGGAAAGTCCAACTTCTCCACCCTCTGAgccttcctcatcctcctcctcctcctcctcttcctcataaTCTCCCAGCTGCCCTGCTCCTTCCTCGCCATCTTCATCTGCATGAAAGTAGTAGAAATAATGACTTAATGTAACATACTTTTGTCATTTACTTTGCAacgtatttttttgttgttgttataattatCCATGTATCCATTGGAAGAGCATCATAACTATGTGCACCAAAAAAGCACTTGACGGCATAATCAAACAAAATCTTAATTCATGGTTcttaccatcatcatcatcatcagcttcAGAGTCTGGAGCTTCATTGTCTTCTGCATCAAAGCCGTCCAGGTATGTGACCTGCGGCAGCAGCTCGAAGATGCTTTCCCTGTAGTCCTCCAACGTGGTGATCTCACAGTTGAACAGATCCAAACTTTTCAGGTTCTTTAGGTTTTGCTGAGGGAAGAGCATGTCATACatcaataaagttaaaaaaacaaaaaaaaacaaaaaaaaaacagacacttaGGATAACATCCATCTGACTCTGAATTAACTGCGCCTTCTCTTAAGATAAAAATCATTCAGAAATATGATGTGGTGTCAGTGTTTTTACCAGGGCTTCCAGTGTGCTGAGTTCTTTGATTTTGTTGCCGCTCAAATTAAGATAAGTCAGGTTGGCGCATTTCTCTGCAAGTGTCTCCAGTGACCCTGAAATGTTATTATCACTCAGCTCCAACTGCAATAGAGAGAGAATTGCTCTTAAAATAAACTCAACATATACTGGAAAGGTCCAAAGAAATACTAACAGGACAATTAAAGCAAAGAATGTATTCAgacaataataacaattatactCCGTAATACTAACTGACATTTATATGCTTACAAGACTATTTACAACTACACTTATTAAACATGGATATTTTAAGTTTCCTTTGGACATTCTCCAtccatttttgttcattttaataatacaacGGCTCTACATCAATATGTAAACTATGTTACCATATCAGTAACATTAAACTTAAAACACAACAGATCTTCTAGTTAAGAGCGCTTTGCCTAAGGTGTACTGAACTGAATGCTAGATTTCTTGACTGACCTTCCTCaattttggcagtgtgggtagtTTGGCCAGGGAGGTGAGACCCACGTTGACCATGCTGAGGAACTCCAGTTCCTTAAACTCATCTGTCAGGCCTTCAATCTCACCGTCACTTGAGCGGCAATTATCTACCACCAGCTCTGCTACCTGCATGAGAAATAATCATAGTTAAGAAACAACTTAATAGTTAGGACACTGGTAAACAAAGAAACACACTATGGGTATGATCTACCACAAGAGTAAAGTTGCAACAACTGACAACTGCTGATGCCACTGATAGAGGCAGTCTGTTCAGTAGCCCATCAAACGATcagtcccccccccccatttctgtGATTTTAGGTGAAGGTGAAACTTAGAGCGCTACTAGTGGCACCAAACGGTACTGCAAAAACAATGAgcgttttcaaacaggtttctagACCCCCCTCCCCTTTACTATTCTGTCTGGAAAACACAGCCCCCCTCTTTGATGGGGTGGACTGTTGAAACATACAGCACCTTAGGAACTCCGCTATATTTGCACTTTTCGgggaaagctaaataaatgtctctaaatttaattaaatcggaacaagacaaaaaaaaaatcttttaacttaTATTTAAGGCTACTGGAAACATGTAAACAACATTGATGTGTATATGCCTAAAAGAGTTGAACAATAAAGttaattaactttaaaaacttaaactaaaactttATGGGCTTTGCGCACAGGCGCACACAGTATTACACTGCAGccctaaaatttaaatattcaataacTTGTTGCCCTTGTGGAAAGATACATTTTTCAGcacgtgatgtgtgtgtgatgtagcCTTGGTTAGCCTTGCTTCCACCTCTTTTATCACTTAGGATTTACAATGAATTTACTGCGAGCGTTCCACGAGAAGATATTCAGAACGCTCGCGATTACGCGCGCGCCAGTAATATATTGTTATCTTTCTTGTAAGTTACTGGTGACGCGAGATACACTCGAGTTAAAAGCCACGTATCGTCGTTTATACACGCCCGCTCCGCCGGAGTATTAACTCAAGCTCGTGTAAAAGATCCCATCCATCAAACCCCCATTCAAAAGAAGCGTGCTTCTCTACTAATCTACTAAAACCGGAGAGGAGGAAGGGGGGTTCGCCCCTTCACCATCTGCCACATTCCTTCAATTAATAAAATAGTGACGGATATGATTCACAAAGCCGAATGCATATTGTTTAACGTCAGTGATAAACAATGTTACAGAAGCTTACATAATTACGCCATTAGCGTAACCACGGAGGGAAATGTCAACTTGTTTTTCAAAACGGTTCGCACAAGCGCATCCGTCCAGCGAGCGACTATTTATGGCTCTACGCGCCAATTACTCCGTTCTACACTGCTCGTAAGCACCGTGACTCAGAAATCGCTTAACTTTGaagaataaaaatactgtaaaagccACAATACACCGTCATTTGCGCTTCAACTATTGATGCAACAAAATGACTTCCACTCCCCGCCCGTGAACGCGGAGACTCGAGCAGCTTTCACCCCCCATCCTCACCACACACACTGCGCGGCGCTGCAGCAGCCATGAACGCGGCTCAATTATACTGTTTGACCAATATGTGCTTGAGCTCTCAAACCCTGAACTTCAATGGCTTTGAGGGTCTGAGGAGGAAGATCGAAAGCAAGTGCCCTTGAATCTCTAACGTTGGAGAGTAAGATGTCCGCCTTTGGAAGAAACTGCTCGTTTTAGTAACGTTGGAGAAGCCATAGTGAGGTTAACTTACGCTTCGGCGAAGCTTGCCTACAATGAACTTTTTATATGAGGAAAGGAGATATTTGCGTGATGTTTTCGCTCGGTATTTTGCATATATGTACGGTCGGACTATTAAATCGTTTAACAATactgcagttttgtttttatttcaatttttcttCGGAAGCGAGAATGCGGTCGTATCGAGGGACTATAATCACGTCGTAACCGAGTTGGACGTCACTTGTTGAGTAATAAAAATGGTTTCTGAAGCATCAACATAAAAACTGGTCTTAAAAATTGAAGTACGTTTCACATTTTGAGGTTCTAGTTGGGACGCCCACAACGACAAGTCCAAGGCAATGGCGAAGGAGACCATGTAACGAGTTCACAAAAGATTCACTAAGAGTTTTGCGCGCTCACATAACGATATATCGACTAAcgttatttgttttaaaataatcttgtataTATCCACATAGGCATTCTATGAGGCATTTATTAATGACTAAAACTcgtattttcatcattttaagcGTCCATGTGGTGCTGCCATTCAGCGGACTCTACTGACTGCTCCTTACGTGCAGGACAGACAGGTTGCGAACTAACATAATTTCGCgtttccgtaaaaaaaaaaaataattcaagctCTCACCTCCGCTGGAGTTTTGTTCCTCAGCTCTAAACTGATCCTCTTCTTCATCTCCATTTTGTTGGTGATTTCTGCACTGTTTTAGACcgactaaagaaaaaaaaattcagaaactCCGGAGCACGGACCAACGGCTCGGCTTTCTTCAATGGCTGCCGTTCTCTAACTGATCCTCCATGATACCTCGCATCCAACCCCCTTCCTGAGGTCCCGCCCCCAACGCGCCCTCATTGGCTCGTGGTTATTTTTGAAAGCGTCATTGGTGGATCGGCCTGTCGCTCAAACGGATCACGCTTATCAACATAATCGGTCTTTGTAGACAGACGTGATTGGCTGGAAATACGCGCGCAGTAGATTTTAGACGGGTCGCTCAGAACGTCAGTATGAAGCTTTCGAACTATAAATCCGCCCATTCTTTGACCTCATTGACGCCTGGAAGCGATGTCCATGTCTTTTAATACTCCAGTTAACCGAAATCAATTTGGAGACCAGGTTAAAACGGTGCATTTTTAAAGAGTCTAAAGTGACCACTaacatattagaaaaaaaaataaacaatacaaatatgttATCTTGGTATATATGGTATAAATAAAACGTTTTGCATTGTTTCATAGAAGTGATCTCATAATACTCTCAAACTCTGAGTATCTTCCATACAGTAATTCCACAAAATGGCTGACCATAAACCCAGACAGTCATGGTGGCTTAAAGGCTGCGCGCTCGCCTCGCCATCTGTCCCATGTGCTGCTGATCGCTTCTCCACTGAACTCACACAGGCCCATTTGGTGGTAGAGTACCAGCAGGCCATTGTtattataaactaataaaattcATGATCCaaattttcttcaaaaatatcaaaattaattttaaaagagcTTCCCCACCTCAAACGGAAATAAGCGCCTATGTAAAATGAATGCTTTCAGCAATGTGCATTAGTGCAGTACACCAAGGTGACCAGCAGGGCTTCATGGCACACTGACCCTGAAATGGAATGGACACCACCACAACAGATCTCCTAAGCTGATTTATCCAGGCTGCCAGAGAAGAAGTGAATAATCTTTTGGATAAAACAGTCATTAGGATAGACTACATGTTTGTTTGTCTATTTGTCACAAGTAATAAGTGTATCTCAAACAATAGGCTagcagaaattattattattattaataattacggTTATTTTCTAAGCAAATTAGAATTTTTGGTGCATTTTAACCTAAATGACGGGATActttctaaatatttaaaacactgaattttgactatatatataaaatattatttttgcatttacttttttAACACCCGAAAAAATTTTTTAATCCTGGCATCAGATATTAATTTACAACAGATGAAAAACCTTATGTATCACGTTGATAGATGAGCTGCATAGCACATGATATCACATACATTACATCATGTGATTAAGATATCCCcttcttgttgttgtttctttatgCAAACAATAGACAGCTCATAGGAAGCCCAATATTTAGATGCTGGGTTGAAGCACATGTAGGCAGACAGGAAACAGGAAATGCTCTAGCAAAGTCTGCTCAGAATGACACAAATCAACACTTGATTtctattaaaatcatatttgtttatgaaaagtatattttagtttacatgTAATGTGTATAAGGTTTTGCTCATACTAGTATTTACATTGTTGTAGAAGGAACTTGACAATTAAAGGTTTTATCATGCATGAGAACTGACAGGAGTCCCGAATTGGATAAATGCTGAGAAACAATGTAATAAAaatccactagatggcagacagTGCAAGGACACGGCAAAAACCAGTTAAGACTGGTTAGGACTGCTTGTGTACCTTGTGGCCTTATAGGAAACTGCAGCTAGATGGCGCACTAGAGCTTTGTACAGAAGTATATGTTTAAATGTAACCTACTACATTTACAACACCTCAAATCATACTTTCAATTTTAATGTGTCAAAAAATCGTTTTTACACAAGCGCTTCAAGCTTTTTGAGAAGTTGTACGGTTGTAAGACTTGATTTGTGTTGGACCAAGTTAACTAATGATGGGTAAAATTCATTGTGCTTGAACTCTGCAACTTTTCTTGCTTGACCTTATTGAGGGCCATTGTCACATCTTCTCAGTGTTTCCTGCAACCTTTTGTCCTCCGGCTGCATGGTGGCCTGCTGAGATGGGGGACAGGGTTTCACGTTTAGGCAAGAATAATGGGAGACACACACTAGTGTATTCTCATGCAAAGAACACAATGGGCCAATGGCAATTAGACAGCTCTGGGAAGTGTTAAAATACTGGAGTGATTGAGATAAATATACCACCAAGCACAAAAGACAGA encodes the following:
- the anp32e gene encoding acidic leucine-rich nuclear phosphoprotein 32 family member E isoform X1, with the translated sequence MEMKKRISLELRNKTPAEVAELVVDNCRSSDGEIEGLTDEFKELEFLSMVNVGLTSLAKLPTLPKLRKLELSDNNISGSLETLAEKCANLTYLNLSGNKIKELSTLEALQNLKNLKSLDLFNCEITTLEDYRESIFELLPQVTYLDGFDAEDNEAPDSEADDDDDDEDGEEGAGQLGDYEEEEEEEEDEEGSEGGEVGLSYLMKEDIQDEEDDGDYVEEEEEEEGEEEEADVRGEKRKRDAEDEGEDDDEDDD
- the anp32e gene encoding acidic leucine-rich nuclear phosphoprotein 32 family member E isoform X2, with product MEMKKRISLELRNKTPAEVAELVVDNCRSSDGEIEGLTDEFKELEFLSMVNVGLTSLAKLPTLPKLRKLELSDNNISGSLETLAEKCANLTYLNLSGNKIKELSTLEALQNLKNLKSLDLFNCEITTLEDYRESIFELLPQVTYLDGFDAEDNEAPDSEADDDDDDEDGEEGAGQLGDYEEEEEEEEDEEGSEGGEVGLSYLMKEDIQDEEDDGDYVEEEEEEEGEEEADVRGEKRKRDAEDEGEDDDEDDD